The sequence below is a genomic window from Oreochromis aureus strain Israel breed Guangdong linkage group 12, ZZ_aureus, whole genome shotgun sequence.
ATAGGACATCCTTGTGTCTTccttttataatttattttccctTGCTGTAAGAGCTCTGTAACACTGAAATTTCTCATCTGTGGGATAACaaaggtttattctattctattctatttctcCAGATTCAGTGCTTTCAGTTACCCCTGCCCAATGATAGAGGgaaaaaattaaatttcttaatatttttgaaaataatcTGAAAATATGGTTCATGATATGGTCAGGTAATTTTCACTACAATCTAATGAGTGCAAGAAATCTTcacctgtttaaaaaaacaaaaaaaaacatacttttgGCCATCATCTTGTCTTATATAGGATTTGCAGGAAGTGTCTGCACCACTTAACATTtgtgcactttaaaaaaaaaaaaaaaattttttttcttccacccAGGAGTTCGACAAGAAGTATAACCCAACCTGGCACTGCATTGTTGGGAGGAACTTTGGCAGCTACGTGACTCATGAGACGAAGCATTTCATTTACTTCTACTTGGGTCAGGTGGCCATTCTGCTGTTTAAGTCTGGCTGAGAGAGGAGGGGAAAGCGTTTTCCCGACACCAGCTGACCATATACAATACGGACTGACTCCACAAAAGGCACTTATCATTCCTTGGCAAGGGGCCGCTGCCTTTTTCTGTGCTGCTTTctactttgttgtttttgaagatttaaaacaaaaaaacaaactaaaaactaaaacgtGGCCATGTTAAAGAGATGAAAcacttgtatttatttttgtcttgttaCATTAGacatgtcatttttttaattaaagtgtAGCTGTTAAGCTGTTTGGGTCCAATGCCTGCTGTGGTCATTTCACTCCATTTCCGCTTTCAGATTGGAAGCCACATCTATAACCCCTGCCATCAACAAGATGATCATGACTTGTGCAACTCCCGGTCTCTTTCCAGGATGGTGTAATGGGGTTACATTTGTACAGGATAAGCGTTTTCCAATCTGTGCTTCCTCAGGTCTTGACGTGACAAAGCGTCTTTTAGTTCATTAAATCCATTAGAAAGAAATGCAGGATTAAGTGGTGTGGTACAAAAAGTCTGACATATCTGAAATCTCTgggcttgtcctgctagacttCAGTGCAGAATTTGTTAGCATTGATCACAATAACAGAGACTAGAACACAAACTGCGCTACAGTGGTTTGAATTGCATCTAACTGACAGACATTGAATTTG
It includes:
- the dynll1 gene encoding dynein light chain 1, cytoplasmic — its product is MSDRKAVIKNADMSEDMQQDAVECATQALEKYNIEKDIAAYIKKEFDKKYNPTWHCIVGRNFGSYVTHETKHFIYFYLGQVAILLFKSG